Part of the Pelodiscus sinensis isolate JC-2024 chromosome 15, ASM4963464v1, whole genome shotgun sequence genome is shown below.
TCTTCCGCCTGCTGGGCTGGTGAGCGGCGgggcggcggggcgggagggCCGGCGGGCGccgcttggggctgggacagtgTCTGGCTGGCTCGGGCCCTCAGGGTTTTCCGCTTGTCCCTCCTCAGCGATCGCTCATTCGACATCAGTGTGCCGCAGCTGCAGCAGCGATTCCGGAGCTTGCAGCGCTCGCTGCACCCCGATTACttcagccacagatcccaggttaGGAGCTCGGGGGGGGGATTTGCCCTGGGGGTCTCCAGGCACAGGTGTGGGGCGGGGAAGTTGTCACCTTCCTTCCCGTGAAAGTCACCCGGGTAATGGTCACAGCTAATTGGCCGCTCAACAGGTGCATTTCTTGGGGAACCAGCTCCTTACCTGTGCATGTGCATGGACGGAGCACAGGAGTGGGCGGTAGGAACCCAGAGTTCTCCCTTAAGCGGCCTGAACTGGGATGTGAAAGCTTAACAGGTTAatcttaatgggtgatgcttatcgGGTCTGGTAACTGGTGTGGGCTAGAACATCTCCCTGCCCACCATGGGTAGGTTGCTCTTCCAACTCTGCAGGACCTGCcatagacaggagctgctccagtatCCAGCACAGTCTCTGTACAAGGCAGCCCTgttttccaagattttggaaagtggttaagggctgcacttttctgtggagagtgTGTATGacagattgggtgcagaagggaactcatGGTAGGGCACTGAGGTacaagagagggtgtggggtctgagatgaGGGTGTTAAACATTGTGTAATTGGTGAATCGAGTAAACGATGCATttctgcattgactattcgattagtcattAGGGCAGCACTGCCAAGAGGCAGTGCAATACAGCTGATCCCTCTATCAGATagcagcagcaagtgggggatcctgggctccgtgcagtactgcccctttgaaacaccgccatgGCATTGAAgtgcagcgctgtgtggagcctgggatcagttgtgtggctgcccctttgaaatgccacaatggtatttcaaaggggcagtgccaagtggagcccaggatcagctgtgaaatgctgcccctctgaaatgctgtggtggcatttcaaaggggcaacgctgcacggagtccgggatcagctgtgaaatgctgcccctctgaaatgccACGGCCTCTCTGTGCCACATGCCCCTTACAAAGGGGATTTAACTTCATGCGCTGTCCCCACGCCCAGCACAATCCtcagcacagctcccactggccattttccttgttttgtccaccccgatctagCTGAAGAAAAGCAATTGAAGTCCtacatgaaaacaaaataaatagtttaaaaatcagGTATCTTTCTGATCAAGATTTTAACTTTTTCAACTGCTGGAATTCACTAGGTATTTCTAATGTGTCCACCACTCTTATCCATGTCCGTAACAGTTCAGTCCTTTTGGTACCTTTGAATGGTTAGGCACAGATTTAATTGCAATTAAAGATTGTACTAATATGTAGTGTTTGTACAGTAGTTTTTTTCTTTACTGTTGATTACATGTATCATGATTTGACTTTGATTGTAAACATGGTAATTTTGTGTAATAAAGATATTTGTTcatcttctgttgacagaaagagCGGGACTTTTCTGAACAGCACTCTTCCTTGGTTAACAGAGCCTACCAAACCCTTCTGAGTCCCTTGAGCCGTGGATTATACCTAGTAAGGTGTCTCATGCAGAGGTGTCCTGTACATTGGATGGTTTGGGGTGGCTGCCCAAAGCTCCACACTTTGGAAGGGCTGGGCACTGGCAGCAAGGGTCAGGCCTGTCCCTACACTCAACAGTAGCAGCTTCAGCCACAGGAAGTGGAGCAACCTGGGCCCAGTCTACTGCACTGGATATGGTGGGGTTGGAACTCCCTGATCCCAGCCTGTTCTGTTCTCCTGAGCAATGCAGCTGAGCGCTGGTCTCAGAGCAGTGCATCAGGCTGGGGCTGGATTGCTTTGCTTCCCGCCACCATGGTGAGTGCTGGGTGGAGGTAGGGCTGACCCCTGCTTCTAGCCCCTTCCCAGTCGCATCGCTCAGAGGATAGGGTTTGGAGAAAGGGGCATTatgggagcaggaagaggaggggtttgggggaaggagtggaggtggagcaggggtatGAAGAAGCAGTCTCTGGGGTAAAGGTGGAGGATTGTCCCaggctctgcacccccaccctatCTCCATGGACAGCACAGCtaatatgtaatgtactatcAGACCATAATCAAGTGGGGGTGACTGTAGTTTTACAGTATAATTAACCAAATCTTGTGTACCTCCTTTGCTTGCTCAACATTTGTGTGCTTTCACTAGAGAAAACAGAAATCTGAGACTGAAGGAGGCCACCTAGTTACTATCTTTACTATGTGATAactcttttattagttttatcaGTATAATCTCGCTAAGGATATGTCTACCTTAGAAGCCTAACAGCACCATACTTATACCTATTCAGCTGTGTTACTGTAGGATCTCTCGTAGTCATTTAAAACCAACAGACTAGCCTATCAACATATTTAAACCACCTCCAATGATTGGCATTAACTAGGTTGGCAGGAGAAGCTTTCCCACTAACCTATTGCTGTGCTCACAACCACTTATCCCAGTAAAACATGTCACTCATGGGCGGGTTgcttggttggttgggttttcagttactcccctgagcaacataagttttGCCAATAtaatgtagatgtggactaaTAGTCTATCATCCATCCAACAGATTAAATATCTGTGAGCAAAGATGTACCTCATATACTTATTTTAAACATTGTGCCTAGTAGCCTATTGTTTTCTTCACCAGCTGAAGTTGAATGGAGTAGTACTTGCAGAAGGGACAGACAGTGGCATAGatgtggagttcctcaaggaaaTCATGGAAATCAACGAGACACTGGCAGAACCTAATAACGAGGCTAAAATAGAAGAGATTGAAAGTTTCATTGAAGGTGAAGTCTAGACTTGTCTAATGTAAATGCTTTATTTTCTGTGATATGAAAAAGGCTAGTGTCTCCAAGTAAAGTGATATAAGGTGTGGGATGCCCCATAGTGCCATTTGGTTTAAAGAGACACACTTTAACTCACACAGTTAACATTTGGCATTGTGTATTTGGGAGAGTTGCTGTAAAGACTCCTCTCATCCTGCCTGCATTCTCCATTAATGTGTTGTGGGCTGTAGCCAACCATCAGTTCAGTGGTGAAGTATTTTCACACTTCCTTTTTGCACAGTTAATCATGAGTAATAGCAATCATATGTATTGTCAAAGGGTAAAGCAAAATTGAGAGTGCAAGCTTAAGTTCTAACCAAGCAACTGGCCCTTAAAATGTGTGATGACGTTCCTCTTCATATTTAGCACCAAATCAACAAGTGAATTTTAATGAAAACTATAGCTAGTCAAAGAACAAAACAATTGACAACAACATTACTGCAAAAGTGCTGGCAGCAAATCTATTTCAGTGGCCCTGCATTATGTCTTCATGCTGGAAAAGTGTTCAGTAAAAATATACACAGCTTTTTAATaagatggggttttgttttgttttacagttAAACTAGAAGAATTGACCAAGAATGtgagcaaagcttttgaaaaAGGTAGTGATCTCAGTTGATTACTTCTTGAATTGTTTTTCTGCTATAATGTCAGAGTAATGAGTGATAAAGACTACATGTTTTGGTATTTAGTGAACTACAGAATTCAAATATCATTCACTGCCtttacaaatttaaaaaaccaaacaaacaaacaaacaaaaacccacactTAGAGACTCGTGGGAAAAGCCATTACAGATCCCAGAATGCTAGTATGAAGTTTTTAGCAAGATGAGCTGGTCAGTGAGCAGACTGTTGTTGTTTTGCTCCGGCTTGTCGCTGAATAGTTTTACGATGTTGCTCTACGTAAGATGCAAATCCTAATGCTAGTTGTATACCCTCAGTGAAGAGGACTGATATTACCTCTACTGTCATCACCACCTCCTTTCTTTCAGCTCACTGTCATCACGTGAGTATTGTCTTAGTTAAGTCTCATCCATCTGACTCTCTTCCATACCCCATTTTAGACATTGGCTGAGTCACTGAATTACATTCTCTGAGTCAAAGGAGAAAATGCTGATTTCTGCATCCATGCCTCCTTGCTAACTTTAACAGACCCTTGAACACAGGCAAAATAGCCACCTGCACAGACAAAATAGTACCCTTTAGAATCTCACAATTAACAGCCCTTTAGGAAGAGGAGTAGTTGCCCGCAACTACCCAATGAGATTTCTCCAAGAAAAATGCCATGAAGAGCTGCCTTTTCCACTTCTGCTAGGGG
Proteins encoded:
- the HSCB gene encoding iron-sulfur cluster co-chaperone protein HscB isoform X1; its protein translation is MWAARRAQLCRALCGARPTAASSRPRDAEPGAAPAPRCWSCGAPLPARGGLPRFCPACQALQPPEGPPDLFRLLGCDRSFDISVPQLQQRFRSLQRSLHPDYFSHRSQKERDFSEQHSSLVNRAYQTLLSPLSRGLYLLKLNGVVLAEGTDSGIDVEFLKEIMEINETLAEPNNEAKIEEIESFIEVKLEELTKNVSKAFEKDDLQEAKNLLAKMKYFKNLEDKVKSKKNPS
- the HSCB gene encoding iron-sulfur cluster co-chaperone protein HscB isoform X2, whose amino-acid sequence is MWAARRAQLCRALCGARPTAASSRPRDAEPGAAPAPRCWSCGAPLPARGGLPRFCPACQALQPPEGPPDLFRLLGCDRSFDISVPQLQQRFRSLQRSLHPDYFSHRSQKERDFSEQHSSLVNRAYQTLLSPLSRGLYLLKLNGVVLAEGTDSGIDVEFLKEIMEINETLAEPNNEAKIEEIESFIEVKLEELTKNVSKAFEKETQGSTGHLQRLHKVDK